From Streptomyces durmitorensis, a single genomic window includes:
- a CDS encoding DUF4287 domain-containing protein → MTEATKGPAAYFPSIEKKYGRPIAEWKDLIRSSPLTKHMELVGWLKTEHGLGHGHANALVAHTLAENRTT, encoded by the coding sequence ATGACCGAAGCCACCAAGGGCCCTGCCGCCTACTTCCCCTCGATCGAGAAGAAGTACGGCCGCCCGATCGCGGAGTGGAAGGACCTCATCCGTTCCTCTCCGCTGACCAAGCACATGGAACTCGTCGGCTGGCTCAAGACCGAGCACGGTCTGGGGCACGGACACGCCAACGCCCTGGTCGCGCACACCCTGGCCGAGAACCGCACCACGTGA